One window of the Saccopteryx bilineata isolate mSacBil1 chromosome 2, mSacBil1_pri_phased_curated, whole genome shotgun sequence genome contains the following:
- the MTMR6 gene encoding myotubularin-related protein 6 isoform X1: MTSAAWGRVPGKVEQVKLLDRFSTSNKSLTGTLYLTATHLLFIDSHQKETWILHHHIASVEKLALTTSGCPLVIQCKNFRIVHFIVPRERDCHDIYNSLLQLSKQAKYEDLYAFSYNPKQNDSDRLRGWQLFDLAEEYKRMGVPNSNWQLSDANREYKICETYPRELYVPRIASKPIIVGSSKFRSKGRFPVLSYYHQNKEAAICRCSQPLSGFSARCLEDEHLLQAISKANPANRYMYVVDTRPKLNAMANRAAGKGYENEDNYSNIRFQFVGIENIHVMRSSLQKLLEVNGTKGLSVSDFYSGLESSGWLRHIKAVLDAAIFLAKAIMVENASVLVHCSDGWDRTSQVCSLGSLLLDSYYRTVKGFMVLIEKDWISFGHKFSERCGHLDGDPKEVSPVFTQFLECVWHLTEQFPQAFEFNEAFLLQIHEHIHSCQFGNFLGNCQKEREELKLKEKTYSLWPFLLDDQKKYLNPLYSCKSQTFAVLEPCTVSFNFKFWRNMYHQFDRTLHPRESVCNIIMNMNEQNKQLEKDLKDLESKINNCKNEQIDGFLTKELLHSVHPESPPLKTSLHFKEQTLLTVNDTLRTIEGSNPEDNRYSEYTEEFSKSKPAVVNLEYDVARMTC, translated from the exons gttgAGCAAGTGAAATTACTTGACCGATTCAGTACCAGCAACAAGTCATTAACAGGAACACTGTATCTTACGGCCACACATCTGTTGTTTATAGACTCTCATCAAAAAGAAACCTGG ATATTGCACCACCATATTGCCTCAGTGGAGAAACTGGCTTTGACCACCTCTGGATGCCCACTTGTGATTCAGTGCAAGAATTTCAGGATTGTGCATTTCATTGTTCCTAGAGAAAGAGATTGTCATGATATTTACAATTCTTTGCTACAATTGTCAAAACAAG CAAAATATGAAGATCTCTATGCGTTCTCTTATAATCCCAAACAAAATGATTCGGATCGACTGCGAGgttggcagctttttgaccttgcAGAGGAATATAAGAGGATGGGCGTGCCAAATTCAAACTGGCAGTTGTCTGATGCCAACCGAGAATACAAG atttGTGAAACTTATCCTAGAGAACTTTATGTTCCCCGAATAGCAAGCAAACCGATCATTGTTGGTAGTTCTAAGTTCCGGAGCAAGGGAAGATTTCCAGTTCTTTCCTATTATCATCAAAATAAGGAG GCTGCCATTTGTCGATGTAGTCAACCACTGTCAGGATTCAGTGCCAGGTGCCTGGAGGATGAACATTTACTTCAAGCCATCAGCAAAGCCAATCCCGCCAATCGCTATATGTATGTCGTGGACACCAGGCCCAAA ctGAATGCAATGGCCAACAGAGCAGCCGGAAAAGGTTATGAAAATGAAGATAACTATTCTAATATTAGATTTCAGTTTGTTGGAATTGAGAATATTCATGTCATGCGGTCCAGCCTTCAGAAGTTACTGGAAG TTAATGGAACCAAGGGGCTTTCTGTCAGTGACTTCTACTCTGGTTTGGAGAGCTCGGGCTGGCTGCGTCACATCAAAGCTGTCTTGGATGCAGCCATCTTTTTAGCCAAG GCAATAATGGTTGAAAATGCAAGTGTGTTGGTTCATTGTTCTGATGGCTGGGACAGGACTTCCCAGGTTTGTTCCCTTGGCTCTCTTTTATTGGATTCCTACTACAGGACAGTGAAAGGATTCATG GTTTTAATAGAAAAGGATTGGATCTCCTTTGGACACAAATTTTCAGAGAG GTGTGGCCATTTGGATGGTGACCCAAAGGAAGTCTCACCGGTGTTTACTCAGTTCTTGGAATGTGTGTGGCATTTGACTGAACAGTTTCCACAAGCCTTTGAATTCAATGAAGCATTTCTTCTTCAGATCCATGAACATATTCATTCATGCCAATTTGGAAACTTCCTTGGAAATTgtcagaaggaaagagaagaactcAA GTTGAAAGAGAAGACTTACTCCCTGTGGCCATTTCTTCTGGATGACCAAAAGAAGTACTTAAATCCTCTCTACAGTTGCAAATCTCAGACATTTGCTGTTTTGGAGCCATGTACAGTATCTTTCAATTTTAA ATTTTGGAGAAACATGTATCACCAATTTGATCGAACATTGCATCCCAGGGAGTCGGTGTGTAACATAATTATGAATatgaatgagcaaaataaacagtTAGAGAAAGACCTTAAAGACTTAGAATCT aaaataaataattgcaaaaatGAGCAAATAGATGGATTTCTCACCAAGGAATTGTTACATTCAGTTCATCCTGAGTCACCTCCCCTCAAAACCTCCCTACATTTTAAGGAGCAAACTCTGCTAACTGTGAATGATACTCTTCGAACTATAGAGGGCAGCAACCCTGAAGATAATCGTTACAGTGAATACACCGAGGAATTTTCCAAATCCAAACCTGCTGTGGTCAACTTAGAGTATGATGTAGCAAGAATGACTTGTTAA
- the MTMR6 gene encoding myotubularin-related protein 6 isoform X2, whose product MEHIRTTKVEQVKLLDRFSTSNKSLTGTLYLTATHLLFIDSHQKETWILHHHIASVEKLALTTSGCPLVIQCKNFRIVHFIVPRERDCHDIYNSLLQLSKQAKYEDLYAFSYNPKQNDSDRLRGWQLFDLAEEYKRMGVPNSNWQLSDANREYKICETYPRELYVPRIASKPIIVGSSKFRSKGRFPVLSYYHQNKEAAICRCSQPLSGFSARCLEDEHLLQAISKANPANRYMYVVDTRPKLNAMANRAAGKGYENEDNYSNIRFQFVGIENIHVMRSSLQKLLEVNGTKGLSVSDFYSGLESSGWLRHIKAVLDAAIFLAKAIMVENASVLVHCSDGWDRTSQVCSLGSLLLDSYYRTVKGFMVLIEKDWISFGHKFSERCGHLDGDPKEVSPVFTQFLECVWHLTEQFPQAFEFNEAFLLQIHEHIHSCQFGNFLGNCQKEREELKLKEKTYSLWPFLLDDQKKYLNPLYSCKSQTFAVLEPCTVSFNFKFWRNMYHQFDRTLHPRESVCNIIMNMNEQNKQLEKDLKDLESKINNCKNEQIDGFLTKELLHSVHPESPPLKTSLHFKEQTLLTVNDTLRTIEGSNPEDNRYSEYTEEFSKSKPAVVNLEYDVARMTC is encoded by the exons gttgAGCAAGTGAAATTACTTGACCGATTCAGTACCAGCAACAAGTCATTAACAGGAACACTGTATCTTACGGCCACACATCTGTTGTTTATAGACTCTCATCAAAAAGAAACCTGG ATATTGCACCACCATATTGCCTCAGTGGAGAAACTGGCTTTGACCACCTCTGGATGCCCACTTGTGATTCAGTGCAAGAATTTCAGGATTGTGCATTTCATTGTTCCTAGAGAAAGAGATTGTCATGATATTTACAATTCTTTGCTACAATTGTCAAAACAAG CAAAATATGAAGATCTCTATGCGTTCTCTTATAATCCCAAACAAAATGATTCGGATCGACTGCGAGgttggcagctttttgaccttgcAGAGGAATATAAGAGGATGGGCGTGCCAAATTCAAACTGGCAGTTGTCTGATGCCAACCGAGAATACAAG atttGTGAAACTTATCCTAGAGAACTTTATGTTCCCCGAATAGCAAGCAAACCGATCATTGTTGGTAGTTCTAAGTTCCGGAGCAAGGGAAGATTTCCAGTTCTTTCCTATTATCATCAAAATAAGGAG GCTGCCATTTGTCGATGTAGTCAACCACTGTCAGGATTCAGTGCCAGGTGCCTGGAGGATGAACATTTACTTCAAGCCATCAGCAAAGCCAATCCCGCCAATCGCTATATGTATGTCGTGGACACCAGGCCCAAA ctGAATGCAATGGCCAACAGAGCAGCCGGAAAAGGTTATGAAAATGAAGATAACTATTCTAATATTAGATTTCAGTTTGTTGGAATTGAGAATATTCATGTCATGCGGTCCAGCCTTCAGAAGTTACTGGAAG TTAATGGAACCAAGGGGCTTTCTGTCAGTGACTTCTACTCTGGTTTGGAGAGCTCGGGCTGGCTGCGTCACATCAAAGCTGTCTTGGATGCAGCCATCTTTTTAGCCAAG GCAATAATGGTTGAAAATGCAAGTGTGTTGGTTCATTGTTCTGATGGCTGGGACAGGACTTCCCAGGTTTGTTCCCTTGGCTCTCTTTTATTGGATTCCTACTACAGGACAGTGAAAGGATTCATG GTTTTAATAGAAAAGGATTGGATCTCCTTTGGACACAAATTTTCAGAGAG GTGTGGCCATTTGGATGGTGACCCAAAGGAAGTCTCACCGGTGTTTACTCAGTTCTTGGAATGTGTGTGGCATTTGACTGAACAGTTTCCACAAGCCTTTGAATTCAATGAAGCATTTCTTCTTCAGATCCATGAACATATTCATTCATGCCAATTTGGAAACTTCCTTGGAAATTgtcagaaggaaagagaagaactcAA GTTGAAAGAGAAGACTTACTCCCTGTGGCCATTTCTTCTGGATGACCAAAAGAAGTACTTAAATCCTCTCTACAGTTGCAAATCTCAGACATTTGCTGTTTTGGAGCCATGTACAGTATCTTTCAATTTTAA ATTTTGGAGAAACATGTATCACCAATTTGATCGAACATTGCATCCCAGGGAGTCGGTGTGTAACATAATTATGAATatgaatgagcaaaataaacagtTAGAGAAAGACCTTAAAGACTTAGAATCT aaaataaataattgcaaaaatGAGCAAATAGATGGATTTCTCACCAAGGAATTGTTACATTCAGTTCATCCTGAGTCACCTCCCCTCAAAACCTCCCTACATTTTAAGGAGCAAACTCTGCTAACTGTGAATGATACTCTTCGAACTATAGAGGGCAGCAACCCTGAAGATAATCGTTACAGTGAATACACCGAGGAATTTTCCAAATCCAAACCTGCTGTGGTCAACTTAGAGTATGATGTAGCAAGAATGACTTGTTAA
- the MTMR6 gene encoding myotubularin-related protein 6 isoform X4, producing the protein MGVPNSNWQLSDANREYKICETYPRELYVPRIASKPIIVGSSKFRSKGRFPVLSYYHQNKEAAICRCSQPLSGFSARCLEDEHLLQAISKANPANRYMYVVDTRPKLNAMANRAAGKGYENEDNYSNIRFQFVGIENIHVMRSSLQKLLEVNGTKGLSVSDFYSGLESSGWLRHIKAVLDAAIFLAKAIMVENASVLVHCSDGWDRTSQVCSLGSLLLDSYYRTVKGFMVLIEKDWISFGHKFSERCGHLDGDPKEVSPVFTQFLECVWHLTEQFPQAFEFNEAFLLQIHEHIHSCQFGNFLGNCQKEREELKLKEKTYSLWPFLLDDQKKYLNPLYSCKSQTFAVLEPCTVSFNFKFWRNMYHQFDRTLHPRESVCNIIMNMNEQNKQLEKDLKDLESKINNCKNEQIDGFLTKELLHSVHPESPPLKTSLHFKEQTLLTVNDTLRTIEGSNPEDNRYSEYTEEFSKSKPAVVNLEYDVARMTC; encoded by the exons ATGGGCGTGCCAAATTCAAACTGGCAGTTGTCTGATGCCAACCGAGAATACAAG atttGTGAAACTTATCCTAGAGAACTTTATGTTCCCCGAATAGCAAGCAAACCGATCATTGTTGGTAGTTCTAAGTTCCGGAGCAAGGGAAGATTTCCAGTTCTTTCCTATTATCATCAAAATAAGGAG GCTGCCATTTGTCGATGTAGTCAACCACTGTCAGGATTCAGTGCCAGGTGCCTGGAGGATGAACATTTACTTCAAGCCATCAGCAAAGCCAATCCCGCCAATCGCTATATGTATGTCGTGGACACCAGGCCCAAA ctGAATGCAATGGCCAACAGAGCAGCCGGAAAAGGTTATGAAAATGAAGATAACTATTCTAATATTAGATTTCAGTTTGTTGGAATTGAGAATATTCATGTCATGCGGTCCAGCCTTCAGAAGTTACTGGAAG TTAATGGAACCAAGGGGCTTTCTGTCAGTGACTTCTACTCTGGTTTGGAGAGCTCGGGCTGGCTGCGTCACATCAAAGCTGTCTTGGATGCAGCCATCTTTTTAGCCAAG GCAATAATGGTTGAAAATGCAAGTGTGTTGGTTCATTGTTCTGATGGCTGGGACAGGACTTCCCAGGTTTGTTCCCTTGGCTCTCTTTTATTGGATTCCTACTACAGGACAGTGAAAGGATTCATG GTTTTAATAGAAAAGGATTGGATCTCCTTTGGACACAAATTTTCAGAGAG GTGTGGCCATTTGGATGGTGACCCAAAGGAAGTCTCACCGGTGTTTACTCAGTTCTTGGAATGTGTGTGGCATTTGACTGAACAGTTTCCACAAGCCTTTGAATTCAATGAAGCATTTCTTCTTCAGATCCATGAACATATTCATTCATGCCAATTTGGAAACTTCCTTGGAAATTgtcagaaggaaagagaagaactcAA GTTGAAAGAGAAGACTTACTCCCTGTGGCCATTTCTTCTGGATGACCAAAAGAAGTACTTAAATCCTCTCTACAGTTGCAAATCTCAGACATTTGCTGTTTTGGAGCCATGTACAGTATCTTTCAATTTTAA ATTTTGGAGAAACATGTATCACCAATTTGATCGAACATTGCATCCCAGGGAGTCGGTGTGTAACATAATTATGAATatgaatgagcaaaataaacagtTAGAGAAAGACCTTAAAGACTTAGAATCT aaaataaataattgcaaaaatGAGCAAATAGATGGATTTCTCACCAAGGAATTGTTACATTCAGTTCATCCTGAGTCACCTCCCCTCAAAACCTCCCTACATTTTAAGGAGCAAACTCTGCTAACTGTGAATGATACTCTTCGAACTATAGAGGGCAGCAACCCTGAAGATAATCGTTACAGTGAATACACCGAGGAATTTTCCAAATCCAAACCTGCTGTGGTCAACTTAGAGTATGATGTAGCAAGAATGACTTGTTAA
- the MTMR6 gene encoding myotubularin-related protein 6 isoform X3 produces the protein MTSAAWGRVPGKVEQVKLLDRFSTSNKSLTGTLYLTATHLLFIDSHQKETWILHHHIASVEKLALTTSGCPLVIQCKNFRIVHFIVPRERDCHDIYNSLLQLSKQAKYEDLYAFSYNPKQNDSDRLRGWQLFDLAEEYKRMGVPNSNWQLSDANREYKICETYPRELYVPRIASKPIIVGSSKFRSKGRFPVLSYYHQNKEAAICRCSQPLSGFSARCLEDEHLLQAISKANPANRYMYVVDTRPKLNAMANRAAGKGYENEDNYSNIRFQFVGIENIHVMRSSLQKLLEVNGTKGLSVSDFYSGLESSGWLRHIKAVLDAAIFLAKAIMVENASVLVHCSDGWDRTSQVCSLGSLLLDSYYRTVKGFMVLIEKDWISFGHKFSERCGHLDGDPKEVSPVFTQFLECVWHLTEQFPQAFEFNEAFLLQIHEHIHSCQFGNFLGNCQKEREELKLKEKTYSLWPFLLDDQKKYLNPLYSCKSQTFAVLEPYFGETCITNLIEHCIPGSRCVT, from the exons gttgAGCAAGTGAAATTACTTGACCGATTCAGTACCAGCAACAAGTCATTAACAGGAACACTGTATCTTACGGCCACACATCTGTTGTTTATAGACTCTCATCAAAAAGAAACCTGG ATATTGCACCACCATATTGCCTCAGTGGAGAAACTGGCTTTGACCACCTCTGGATGCCCACTTGTGATTCAGTGCAAGAATTTCAGGATTGTGCATTTCATTGTTCCTAGAGAAAGAGATTGTCATGATATTTACAATTCTTTGCTACAATTGTCAAAACAAG CAAAATATGAAGATCTCTATGCGTTCTCTTATAATCCCAAACAAAATGATTCGGATCGACTGCGAGgttggcagctttttgaccttgcAGAGGAATATAAGAGGATGGGCGTGCCAAATTCAAACTGGCAGTTGTCTGATGCCAACCGAGAATACAAG atttGTGAAACTTATCCTAGAGAACTTTATGTTCCCCGAATAGCAAGCAAACCGATCATTGTTGGTAGTTCTAAGTTCCGGAGCAAGGGAAGATTTCCAGTTCTTTCCTATTATCATCAAAATAAGGAG GCTGCCATTTGTCGATGTAGTCAACCACTGTCAGGATTCAGTGCCAGGTGCCTGGAGGATGAACATTTACTTCAAGCCATCAGCAAAGCCAATCCCGCCAATCGCTATATGTATGTCGTGGACACCAGGCCCAAA ctGAATGCAATGGCCAACAGAGCAGCCGGAAAAGGTTATGAAAATGAAGATAACTATTCTAATATTAGATTTCAGTTTGTTGGAATTGAGAATATTCATGTCATGCGGTCCAGCCTTCAGAAGTTACTGGAAG TTAATGGAACCAAGGGGCTTTCTGTCAGTGACTTCTACTCTGGTTTGGAGAGCTCGGGCTGGCTGCGTCACATCAAAGCTGTCTTGGATGCAGCCATCTTTTTAGCCAAG GCAATAATGGTTGAAAATGCAAGTGTGTTGGTTCATTGTTCTGATGGCTGGGACAGGACTTCCCAGGTTTGTTCCCTTGGCTCTCTTTTATTGGATTCCTACTACAGGACAGTGAAAGGATTCATG GTTTTAATAGAAAAGGATTGGATCTCCTTTGGACACAAATTTTCAGAGAG GTGTGGCCATTTGGATGGTGACCCAAAGGAAGTCTCACCGGTGTTTACTCAGTTCTTGGAATGTGTGTGGCATTTGACTGAACAGTTTCCACAAGCCTTTGAATTCAATGAAGCATTTCTTCTTCAGATCCATGAACATATTCATTCATGCCAATTTGGAAACTTCCTTGGAAATTgtcagaaggaaagagaagaactcAA GTTGAAAGAGAAGACTTACTCCCTGTGGCCATTTCTTCTGGATGACCAAAAGAAGTACTTAAATCCTCTCTACAGTTGCAAATCTCAGACATTTGCTGTTTTGGAGCCAT ATTTTGGAGAAACATGTATCACCAATTTGATCGAACATTGCATCCCAGGGAGTCGGTGTGTAACATAA